TTCTCATTGAGTCAGGAAAAGCAGTTTTTGGTAAATCAATTGAAAGAACTGTTTTCGGATCCCATCTGTCAGGGGCTATTTTTCTTAACTGTGTATCGGTCATTGTGAACGGAACCGGTAATGCTCCGTAAGGTCTTTCATTTTTCAACTGAATATTATACCACTCAGTCTGTGCTAATGAAAGGTTTACAATTCTAACGTCAGTTCTTATTCCGTAAGCAGCCTGCAAGCACCATAGAGGGAATGTATCGTTATCTCCGTTTGTAAATAAGATAGCATCCTTCTCTACACTCTGCAATATGTTATATGCATAATCATAAGGGAAATAATTTTTGCTTCTATCCTGCTTAGGATAATTTACTCTAAGCATATTTATAGGAACAAATATAAATGATGCGGCAAGTATTAATGTACCGCCTGCCATCATTGTTTCCTTATTTAGTTTTTCTCTTATTAATTCTATTAAGCCGTAAACTCCTATGCCTATCCACATGGAATAGACCATAAACGCCCCGACATAAAAGTAGTCCCTTTCCCGCGGCTGAGGATCCTGCTGGTTCTGATAAAGTGCCGTAACGACACCCATAGCTATAAACATCATCATAAATACGAACGCCATCTTCCAGTCCCGCCGGAAGTGAATCCAAATTCCCAGCAATCCGAACGCCATAGGTATTGCATAAAATTTACTGAAATCCCACTGGTCGCCCTGGTCATAACCTGCGCGGCCGATGTACTGCCAGAATAAATATCTTAAGAACATTTCCTTTATCTGATATCTCCACATAAAGTCAAAGTCACCTGTGTAATTATCCCAAGTTCTTGTATGTTGTGGTTCGTGTGAATATCTTCTGGGAAGAATCAAAGGCTGTTCGCCGTACTGTTCACGATTTAAATATGAAAGAAGTACAGGAAGATTATCAGGATTGTTTTCATCAATCGGCATATTTTGTACTGCCGATCTTTCAAGTACTGATACGTATGTTGAATAACCTAAAATTACTAAAAAGACAGATAAACAGAAGAGACTTAACATAGCCATTTTCTTGGCTCTGCCATAATAAATTCCGAATAATAAAAGACCAATGATAACTATTCCAATCATTCCGCTTACGTTAAGCATAGATGGGAATTTTTTTACTATTCCCGGATAAACTATAAAGAATGCAACTGCAGAAACACCAATCGCAATCAGCAGTGAATTTCTTGTGTAAGTATATCTTCTGAAGTAGAATAATAAACCTGCAACGAAAATCATTTGTGCGACTAATAAGTGAATACCAAGTGCAAGACCGCAAACATAGCATAATAACAATAAGTATTTATCAGAGCCCGGCTCATCTGCTTTTTCCCACCATACCATCATTATGTAAGCGCATAATCCTATAAGAAATGTTCCGAAACCGTAAACTTCAGCTTCCATCGCATTGAACCAGAATGAATCACTGAACGCATAAGATAAAGCTCCTATTGCAGAAGCGCCGCAAACCATTAAAATAGAGTATAAATTTTTTGGAGCACCTTTCCAGTTGTTAATTACTTTTACAGTGAATAAATATAACAACAAAGCGCAAAGTGAACTTGCAATAACAGAAAGATAATTCATTCGTAATCCTATATCCGGAGATGTAGGAATCATAGTAAATATTTTACCGACTAAAGTATGAAGCGGTGCCCCCGGAGGATGGGGAACGCCGACAGTAAATGCGCATGCAATGAACTCACCGCAATCCCAGAAGGAAAGCGTTGGCTGAACAGTCATTATGTAAATAACGGTCGCAAAGAGAAATACGAATAATCCCGTAATCTTATTAAAAGTCTTAAAATTCATTTAGTTTTTCTTGTATTTTCTGCTAAAAAATAATGGATAAGTAAGGAAATTAAAGTAATTATGCGTGATATTCAAGATAAAGAGAGGGTGGAAAAAGAGGTGTAAAATAATTATTTAGTCGTCAATTAGTTTAAACTTTTTTTCTTTTAAATCATATTCATAGTAAACCCATTCAAGCTCTTTTGGTGATACAGAAAAGCGATACCAATTAATTTTATCTATATTGTAATTATAGGTCTGATGTTTTTTATTATCAATATTCAGTACAGTTAATATTGAATCTATATTTTGCGGATATTCTCCTTTAACTTCCCGGGACCTTTCAATTTCTGTAACAATTCTATATCCTTCATTAATTTGATACTGTACTTTGAAAACCCAAATAATCGTAAAAGCAATATTGATATAAAGAAGTATTAAACATAATTTTCTAAAATTTTTATTTGCAGCTATTGTTTTTTGAAAAAGAAATAAATTAAGAATAACTATTATTGCGATTGGAAAGAAAATACAAATGCTACAGTTTTCCGGAACCATTAGTATCAAAAAAGCAGATGAAAGCCCATATGGGTTAAATCCTATGTAATTAATCAATAGATGTAATGCATAAACCGATTCCAAAATTACAATAATTATTAAACCTGCCATTTTTGCGAATTACGATTTTAAAAAAAAAATTAAAATACGATTGACAGTTAAAAATTTCAATCATTAACTTTTATTTCTTTTGTATTGGAATGATACTCAAGATGATTCCATTTAAATCCAAATGGTTCATACCATAATTCAAAATATTTATTATTACCAAATCTTTCATAACGGACAACTTTATTTTCCGATAAGTTTAAATTTTTACAAATATCATTCACATCCGACGGATATTCATTGTTCACATCATAGTAACTCTCCATTTCTTTTATCAATTTTTTAAAGTCATCCATTTGAATTTGAACTCTTTGAGAAAATGTAATTGTCAAAAAAATGTTTAGTCCCAACAATACAGGAAAGAGTATTTTTATAAAAACAGTTTGCCAATTTGTTTGCTTATCCGGTATTAAAAAGACAATTATGAAAAAAACAATTGTTACGCTCCAATAAAAAATTAATAGAAAAGGTTTTTGTACTCTGATCATATAGCCAAGAAAAAGATGTTCATAAATTCCCATAATATCCATTGGCCAATAAGGCTGCAGAATAAAAATGAGATAAGTCAAACAATATACTAATATAGCAATCCGTAGTTCTTTCATCTGTTTTGTTTAAACAAAAAAGCGGACTATTTCTAACCCGCTTTTCAAATCAAAATAC
The genomic region above belongs to Bacteroidota bacterium and contains:
- a CDS encoding DUF2723 domain-containing protein, whose translation is MNFKTFNKITGLFVFLFATVIYIMTVQPTLSFWDCGEFIACAFTVGVPHPPGAPLHTLVGKIFTMIPTSPDIGLRMNYLSVIASSLCALLLYLFTVKVINNWKGAPKNLYSILMVCGASAIGALSYAFSDSFWFNAMEAEVYGFGTFLIGLCAYIMMVWWEKADEPGSDKYLLLLCYVCGLALGIHLLVAQMIFVAGLLFYFRRYTYTRNSLLIAIGVSAVAFFIVYPGIVKKFPSMLNVSGMIGIVIIGLLLFGIYYGRAKKMAMLSLFCLSVFLVILGYSTYVSVLERSAVQNMPIDENNPDNLPVLLSYLNREQYGEQPLILPRRYSHEPQHTRTWDNYTGDFDFMWRYQIKEMFLRYLFWQYIGRAGYDQGDQWDFSKFYAIPMAFGLLGIWIHFRRDWKMAFVFMMMFIAMGVVTALYQNQQDPQPRERDYFYVGAFMVYSMWIGIGVYGLIELIREKLNKETMMAGGTLILAASFIFVPINMLRVNYPKQDRSKNYFPYDYAYNILQSVEKDAILFTNGDNDTFPLWCLQAAYGIRTDVRIVNLSLAQTEWYNIQLKNERPYGALPVPFTMTDTQLRKIAPDRWDPKTVLSIDLPKTAFPDSMRNRSDLPTKFTWNYQGYPYQQGDGGKPMQIVRGSDIVMMDILKANKWERPIYWCATVSNDNYLGLSEYLSMQGMAQKLYPFKVGSVSTGITVDTAITRKCLFDNPEDASKTPRYGFKFRGLTDASIFYDENHQRMISSYRNIFLKLAETYAQDSTKYNLVQQTLDRMEQVISPKAIPMDYRMEYYVAMLYRNIHNDNKYNELIGDVIVQAEKEIQVSKTINPNDYYNPYRILLDAYESKKDYNNALRIIEVLKSYSRNDPGLQQREQDIRSKMSQGK